A portion of the Lolium rigidum isolate FL_2022 chromosome 1, APGP_CSIRO_Lrig_0.1, whole genome shotgun sequence genome contains these proteins:
- the LOC124704638 gene encoding nuclear transport factor 2-like, with protein sequence MDPDAVAKAFVQHYYQTFDSNRAALAGLYQDGSMLTFEGEKFGGAAAITNKIGSLPFQQCQHKIDTVDCQPSGPQGGVLVFVSGTITTGPGEHPLKFSQMFHLLPAGGSFYVQNDMFRLNYG encoded by the exons ATGGATCCCGACGCGGTGGCCAAGGCCTTCGTGCAGCACTACTACCAGACCTTCGACTCCAACCGCGCCGCGCTGGCGGGGCTGTACCAGGACGGCTCCATGCTCACCTTCGAGGGCGAGAAgttcggcggcgccgccgccatcaccaaCAAGATCGGATCCCTCCCCTTCCAGCAGTGCCAGCACAAGATCGACACCGTCGACTGCCAGCCATCGGGGCCCCAGGGCGGCGTCCTCGTCTTCGTCTCcggcaccatcaccaccggccccGGCGAGCACCCGCTCAAGTTCTCACAG ATGTTCCATTTGCTGCCAGCTGGAGGGTCCTTCTACGTGCAGAACGACATGTTCCGCCTGAACTATGGTTAA
- the LOC124704872 gene encoding MADS-box transcription factor 7 isoform X2, with amino-acid sequence MGRGRVELKRIENKINRQVTFAKRRNGLLKKAYELSVLCDAEVALIVFSNRGKLYEFCSTQSMTKTLEKYQKCSYAGPETTVQNRENEQLKNSRNEYLKLKARVDNLQRTQRNLLGEDLDSLGIKELESLEKQLDSSLKHIRTTRTQIMVDQLTELQRREQMFSEANKCLRIKMQLEESNQVHGQQLWEHNNNLLSYERQPEVQPPMNGGNGFFHPLDPAGEPTLHIGYPQESLNGSCMTTFMSPWLP; translated from the exons ATGGGGCGGGGCAGGGTGGAGCTCAAGCGGATCGAGAACAAGATCAACCGCCAGGTCACCTTCGCCAAGCGCAGGAACGGGCTGCTCAAGAAGGCGTACGAGCTCTCCGTGCTATGCGACGCCGAGGTCGCGCTCATCGTCTTCTCCAACCGCGGAAAGCTCTACGAGTTCTGCAGCACACAGAG CATGACGAAGACACTGGAAAAGTATCAGAAATGCAGTTACGCAGGACCTGAAACAACTGTGCAGAACAGAGAAAATGAG CAACTGAAGAACAGCCGCAATGAGTACCTGAAACTAAAGGCACGTGTTGATAATTTACAGCGGACACAAAG GAATTTGCTTGGTGAAGACCTTGATTCATTAGGCATAAAGGAGCTGGAGAGCCTTGAGAAGCAACTTGATTCATCTTTGAAGCACATCAGAACAACAAGG ACACAAATTATGGTTGACCAACTGACAGAACTTCAGAGAAGG GAGCAAATGTTCTCCGAAGCAAATAAGTGTCTTCGAATAAAA ATGCAGTTGGAGGAGAGCAATCAGGTTCATGGGCAGCAGCTCTGGGAGCACAACAACAACTTACTCAGCTACGAACGTCAGCCCGAAGTGCAGCCACCGATGAATGGCGGCAACGGATTCTTCCACCCTCTTGATCCTGCTGGTGAACCGACCCTTCACATAGG
- the LOC124704872 gene encoding MADS-box transcription factor 7 isoform X1 yields MGRGRVELKRIENKINRQVTFAKRRNGLLKKAYELSVLCDAEVALIVFSNRGKLYEFCSTQSMTKTLEKYQKCSYAGPETTVQNRENEQLKNSRNEYLKLKARVDNLQRTQRNLLGEDLDSLGIKELESLEKQLDSSLKHIRTTRTQIMVDQLTELQRREQMFSEANKCLRIKLEESNQVHGQQLWEHNNNLLSYERQPEVQPPMNGGNGFFHPLDPAGEPTLHIGYPQESLNGSCMTTFMSPWLP; encoded by the exons ATGGGGCGGGGCAGGGTGGAGCTCAAGCGGATCGAGAACAAGATCAACCGCCAGGTCACCTTCGCCAAGCGCAGGAACGGGCTGCTCAAGAAGGCGTACGAGCTCTCCGTGCTATGCGACGCCGAGGTCGCGCTCATCGTCTTCTCCAACCGCGGAAAGCTCTACGAGTTCTGCAGCACACAGAG CATGACGAAGACACTGGAAAAGTATCAGAAATGCAGTTACGCAGGACCTGAAACAACTGTGCAGAACAGAGAAAATGAG CAACTGAAGAACAGCCGCAATGAGTACCTGAAACTAAAGGCACGTGTTGATAATTTACAGCGGACACAAAG GAATTTGCTTGGTGAAGACCTTGATTCATTAGGCATAAAGGAGCTGGAGAGCCTTGAGAAGCAACTTGATTCATCTTTGAAGCACATCAGAACAACAAGG ACACAAATTATGGTTGACCAACTGACAGAACTTCAGAGAAGG GAGCAAATGTTCTCCGAAGCAAATAAGTGTCTTCGAATAAAA TTGGAGGAGAGCAATCAGGTTCATGGGCAGCAGCTCTGGGAGCACAACAACAACTTACTCAGCTACGAACGTCAGCCCGAAGTGCAGCCACCGATGAATGGCGGCAACGGATTCTTCCACCCTCTTGATCCTGCTGGTGAACCGACCCTTCACATAGG